A genomic stretch from Hemicordylus capensis ecotype Gifberg chromosome 1, rHemCap1.1.pri, whole genome shotgun sequence includes:
- the NDUFAF7 gene encoding protein arginine methyltransferase NDUFAF7, mitochondrial isoform X2 — MHRDMLGEGGDFITSPEISQIFGELIGIWFVSEWVATGKPKRFQLVEMGPGRGSLMSDILRVFNQLKSLLRKCDISVHLVEVSPKLSEIQALKLAEEKIKIMDSSSVYMQGITKTGLPIFWYRDLNDVPIGNSFYLAHEFLDALPIHKFQKTEKGWRELLVDIDPNSPDKLRFVLAPSVTPATKAFIQDKESRDHVEVCPDAGIIIQKLSHNIEKNGGAALIVDYGHDGTKTDTFRGFLGHKLHDVLIAPGTADLTADVDFSYLRRVVQERVATLGPIKQQEFLKNMGIDVRLQVLLQNVNDVVTRSQLLRSYEMLMDMDKMGGCFNFFALLPHYRLVAASELMKPNRSMSLPAPVAGFGELVWK; from the exons TTAATAGGTATTTGGTTTGTTAGTGAGTGGGTGGCTACTGGCAAACCAAAAAGATTTCAACTGGTAGAAATGGGCCCAGGAAGAGGTAGTCTTATGAGCGATATTTTGCGG GTTTTTAATCAGCTGAAGTCTTTACTTCGTAAATGTGACATTTCTGTGCACTTGGTGGAAGTCAGTCCCAAATTAAGTGAGATTCAAGCATTAAAACTGGCAGaagaaaagataaaaataatgGATAGCTCCTCTGTTTATATGCAAGGTATTACGAAGACTGGGCTTCCAATTTTCTGGTATCGAGACTTGAATGATGTACCCATAG GCAACAGTTTTTATTTAGCACATGAATTCCTCGATGCTCTACCTATACATAAATTTCAG aaaacagaaaaggggtGGCGTGAATTGTTGGTTGACATTGATCCAAATTCTCCTGACAAGCTGCGGTTTGTCCTTGCACCATCTGTCACTCCTGCTACAAAAGCCTTCATACAG GATAAAGAATCTAGAGATCATGTGGAAGTGTGTCCTGATGCTGGCATCATCATTCAGAAGCTGAGCCATAATATTGAAAAAAATGGGGGAGCTGCATTGATTGTAGATTATGGCCATGATGGAACCAAAACGGATACTTTCAGG GGATTCCTTGGCCATAAACTTCATGATGTGTTAATAGCCCCAGGAACAGCAGACCTCACAGCAGACGTAGATTTCAGTTACTTGCGAAGAGTGGTACAGGAAAGAGTTGCCACATTGGGTCCCATAAAGCAACAGGAATTTTTGAAAAACATGGGAATTGATGTCAGACTCCAG GTGCTATTACAGAATGTGAATGATGTAGTTACTCGCTCTCAGCTTCTTCGAAGTTATGAAATGCTGATGGACATGGATAAAATGGGAGGATGCTTCAACTTTTTTGCTCTTCTGCCTCACTACAGATTAGTGGCGGCCAGTGAACTAATGAAGCCAAATCGCTCAATGTCACTTCCAGCACCTGTTGCTGGCTTTGGTGAACTTGTTTGGAAGTGA